One genomic window of Caenorhabditis elegans chromosome I includes the following:
- the T20F5.7 gene encoding RING-type domain-containing protein (Confirmed by transcript evidence), protein MADKLAFTTADLVTCLICIREFDTKTRKPKVLHCGHTVCEECTDNLRDFNAPLLVVRCPTCRQFTKRPVAESCNTNFQLMGYLAEKEKFEREKKAKGGKPKKPDQVLTLKMARSNRMEIHVASKKDLEGPELYLRKDSEGNTHIVVAGLTGSPAEVMKFITENGISIETGVLMPQVVYDEGRTRGGTEKFAKVNSMAAGQSAIKCTKPPVKLEELEFHKTFELKVSEESGSLKMELVQKEEVPKNGFGVFEGCMTKPSAKRLKEFTDSCPGTSAEDEVQVIEPEPLPKRRRTRK, encoded by the exons atggCCGACAAACTTGCCTTCACCACAGCCGATCTCGTCACATGCCTAATTTGTATTCGGGAGTTCGACACAAAAACCCGCAAGCCGAAGGTTCTCCATTGTGGTCATACAGTATGCGAGGAATGTACTGATAATCTCAGAGATTTCAATgc gccCCTTCTCGTTGTTCGATGTCCGACGTGTCGTCAATTCACTAAAAGACCGGTGGCAGAATCATGTAACACGAACTTCCAACTGATGGGATATCTTGCCGAGAAGGAGAAATTCGAACGAGAGAAAAAGGCGAAGGgtggaaaaccgaaaaaaccAGATCAAGTGCTCACTCTCAAAATGGCTCGAAGTAACCGAATGGAGATTCATGTTGCATCGAAAAAAGATCTTGAAGGACCTGAATTGTATCTTCGTAAGGATTCCGAAGGAAATACTCATATTGTTGTTGCTGGACTGACGGGATCACCAGCAGAAGTTATGAAGTTTATTACTGAAAATGGAATTAGTATTGAGACGGGAGTTCTGATGCCACAAGTTGTGTATGATGAGGGTCGCACACGTGGCGGGACTGAAAAGTTTGCGAAGGTTAACAGCATGGCAGCTGGTCAATCTGCTATCAAGTGCACAAAGCCACCGGTTAAACTCGAAGAGCTGGAGTTTCATAAGACATTTGAGCTGAAAGTAAGCGAGGAATCTGGATCACTTAAGATGGAGCTGGTGCAGAAAGAAGAAGTTCCGAAGAATGGATTTGGAG tGTTCGAAGGATGTATGACAAAACCATCTGCAAAACGTCTCAAAGAGTTTACCGACAGTTGTCCAGGCACTTCAGCCGAAGATGAAGTCCAAGTTATCGAGCCGGAGCCACTTCCAAAGCGTCGCCGTACGAGAAAATAG